TATCGGAACTGGGCTATTTATACAAGAAATTCCCGCTAGTTACAGCAGTGTTGGTGTGCATTTTTCCAGGCTCGGTAACGGCGTCCACGGGCGCCCCTCTACCAGCATCGCCCACTGCGCAGCGGAGAGTTCTATGGCACCGGCATCGGCGCGGGGCCAATGGAGTCGTCCCTGATCCAGACGGCGATACACCAGCCAGAAGCCCAGTCCATCCCACAGTAACAATTTCAGACGATCCCCTCGGCGGTTGCGAAAGACAAAAGCATGACCGCAAAAAGGATCGGCAGCCAATACCCCCTGTACCTTGGCCGCCAGGCCATCAAAGCCTAACCGCATATCTACGGGCGCTGCCGCGAGCCAGATCCGGCTGCTCGAATTTAGCCACATGGTCTTTCCAGAATCTGCACCAAGGTCTGGAGCCAGCTGGTATCTACCGGCGCCGCAAGCTTCAGGCTACGACCGGATAACAGGTGAATTTCCACCGGTGAAACAGGCGTCCTGACCGGCGCGGCCAGAGTTACCGGCAAAAACCCTTCGGGCACGGCGGACAGCAACGGCGTTTGTACAGAATCGGCAAAGCGTTTGCGCCAGTAATGCAGCGTGGCTACGGCGATCCCCGCCTGCGCACAATAATTCTTGACCGACTGTCCGCTCGCCTGAAATCCCTCTACCTGCTGCCGCCAATAAGCGACTTTCTCTTCTTTCTTCATCACCATCCCTCCGCGCTGAATGCAGATCAGGATCGGTCAGGTCAGGAAATTTGGGAAGGTGGGTTGCTTAGACGCTTACGCGGAAGCGGTCGTTCACATCTAGACTGGAATGGGTAATATCTGCCAGACACGGTCAACCTTGACGCGACTACCCCCCTTAATCTATAAATTCTAGATTGTTAAAGACCATTTTTACCTCTTCCTCACCATATTTTCGCTCCAATCGTTTGATTGTAAAATGGCCAGTAGCCATATCTTGATAATGGTCTATAAATAGCGTGTTTATAGTTGCACCACCAGCAGCACCAATAATTGGAATTAGCTGTGCCATAGCCATTTCAGAAACCTGCACATTAAATCTAACAGTTATCTTAGTTACAAGATTTATCAGAGCCGGAATATTGCTAGAAGCAATCTCTGTTACATTTTTTGAAGAAAGATATGATGCCGCTTCAGTTATCAAACTGGCTAGTGAAGCTCTTATTGCATAATAAGATGAATCACCAAGGTTTTCAGAGGACTTTCCAGCGCCAAAAGAAAAAACTGATAAGCATTCAAGCATTACATCATCTTGTTTTATGTTTTCCCCATTCTCTCTTGCTATATCCGCAATAGATCTTAACATTATGGTTGTTGATATTGGTAACTCTACTGCTATAGCCATTACGCCAAACGCTCCGCCAATAGCTCCAGTAGCTGCTGCAGCCATCATATGTAATCCTTTTCTTGATTTTTTTTGTTCGGAATCCAGAGTCCTAAGAGCAACTTCAAGCGCTTTATTTAATGATGCATTCGTAGCTTTTGCTATTTTTTCCTGTACATTTTTAGGCAAGATGTTGATGCCTGATTCTATCGGCTTCCCAATCACATTAGTTATTTTAACTATAAATGGTGAACCATCTAAAATACTTTTAGCATTTATTATCTCATCAATTTCTTCTTTTTTTATTTTTGTTTTAATTTTGGCTGGCAGCCTGTATTTTAAATCCTTATTGGTTGCTCTTAAATGTTGCCCAGACGCCGCCGTTGCAAAGTTTTTAATAAGACTTATAGCCCCATCTATTTTATTCTCATTATCAGAATATATTGTAGAAGCGTTTTTTGCTGCATCTAACGCTTTGCCAGTGATATCTTTCAATGTCATATCATACCCCGTTTGTTGTGATTCGTATTTTATTGGTTGGCTTTTCTTTGCTGTGATGGGCTTGGACGGTTTATTCATTGTCGGTAATTAAGCGCAGGAGCGCGATAATTTCGCTGCCAGAATCCAACACCCACCCATAACCAGCCATATTTCAAAGATGCCTCTTTGTCCGGTTTGGCCGAAGTCCGGGCGCTGACTATTCCCACCTTGAATGGCCGCTTTGGGTCATTTGCCTCCCGCTGCTGAATGTCTGCAAGCAGTCTTGAACTGCCGTTCAGCCTGGCCCCGCTGCCAGCGATTTTACCACCGATCATGGAGTAGCCCGATTCAACGACGGCACCAAGTCTTCGGAGTGTGCATCCTTCTTCAAGGCATTGCCGTCGTCAGGCATCCTCCTTCCCTCTGGGTTCCACGTCAATCAGATTTCGGGCAACTACCCCTCATAGCCAAAATACCACAACTTTTCGTGGCTTCTCACCTTTCCTGCGGATGCGCTGCTCGATGTGCCCCGTGATCTCTCCGCCAGCGTCGAGCTTTTGCAGTACGGCATCCCGATTGCCGTCTTTGCGATAAAGCCATCCAAGAGGCGTTTGCGGGTAACCTCCCAGCCAAATCCCCACCGCATTAGGATCATAGGGATTGGCTGTATCCCGAGCAACCCGAACCTGGTTATCCGCTGGAATGCCAGACAGGCCAGAAGCTTCAGGGAACTCCTGGTTAAACGCAAGATTTGAAATTCGTCGCATGGTTACTAGCTATAGCTTGCGGAACCAGCCACCGGAGCATTAGCCCCGGTCCTGTTGCAGCCCAAAGTCGCCATGCAGGCCGTAACAAAAGCACCTTTGAACATCGGGCATTCCTCCATATCAGAACCCGCTTGGGTATAGATCAAAGAATCTGGAGATACCTGAAGAGGCGCACCCGAGTCCGATCTATACCTGGCCAGGAATCAGACTCAGAGTGAGGGTGAGAGGGATGAACTACGAGGAAATCGAGATCCCAGACGAGCTGCTTTGTGGGGGAGCTTTTATCGAGGGCGGGGCGCCAGACCTGCTCATCGCCGCGGCTTGGGCCATAAATGGGTATCGGTGCCCTGTTGACCATTTGCAGCAAGTAGAACCAGAGGAAGACATCGATGATGCGGAGTGAATTAACTCTCAACGCGATCCCGCAAGACCTTAGAAAAGAACTTGTCTTACTGGCCGACTTGCTCCCAGAGCAAAGCCCATTGCCATATACAAAGGCCAAACTCCTGGTACTGTCTTGGAGCAGGCTCGGCCAGGATGCCCTGGCCTGGGCCGGAGCAAACCTGATCATCAAGATTGATCCAGCCCCCTACGAATCTGGAGATCCGGCATACGGCCCCACTCCCATGCAGGCAGTGAACCGATCGGTTGACCTTTGGAAGCCGTTCACACTTGAGCACTGGCGAGAACATGTGCGAGAAATGAGCCTGTTCGACCTGGCTGTTTACCTGAAACTGAAGGTGGGAACGTGGGGAACGACGCCGATAGCCCGCCGGCGGCATGTCACAAAAGATCGGCTTGATGATCTTGGACTTGGGTGTCAGATTCACCCTGCCAACTCGACTACCTCGCTCTTCATATGTGGCGAGCGATCGCTGCTTGAGATTGTTGAATTAGACCTTGCGGACCAGATCAAGTGATGTTTTGCGCACCACTTTGGAGCTGGCTGGCCATGTCGGATTTGTACCGCGCGGAGGGACATTGGTGGTGTGGGCCGGAGCGCAGATCTGCTTAGTAGTGACGGCAGAGGTTGAGTGCAGTCTGAGTGCAATTTGTTGCACTCTACTGGCTGTCAACGCCTTTCAGTTCCTTTTTAAATAAGTATCCACAAGCATGCAAATGCCTTCACACGGCAGGGGTCGCAGGTTCGAACCCTGCACCGCCCACCAGATAAAACAAAATGTTAGGCGCTACCACGAGCGCCTTTATTTTTCTCTGTGTAATTTCTGGCGTAAATCCGCTAAAAGCCGCGTCCATAGCCTTTCTCTGGGCTGGAGCCCTACGCCCAAGGCGGGTACGGTCTTCGCCTTGGTTTATACCTTAGCTACAAGTCGCGACGACGGCTCGACCGGCGGGATCGGGGTTTCCATGTGAGTTGGTTGGCACTCATAACCCGTCTTGCCTCGCCAGTTCTTTGAGTGCGTAAATCAGGTCTAGGGCCTGTCTGGGGCTGAGTTGGTCCGGTTCCACCTGGCTCAATCGGTGTACCGCCGGATGGGGAGCGGCCTGGAAGAGGGAGAGTTGGGCGGGCGCCGGTTGGCTGAGCGACGGCCTGGAACTTTCTTCCAGTTGACGGAGGCGTTGGCGGGCGCGCTGCACAACCGGGTCAGGAACCCCGGCAAGCCGGGCGACCGCCAGTCCATAACTCTGCGCGGCTGGACCACTCTCTACCCGATGTAGAAACACGACCTGATCGCCTTGTGTCAGAGCGTCGAGATGGGCATTGCGCAAACCGGGCATATCCAGCTCCGTCAATTCAAAATAGTGAGTGGCAAAAAGTGTGCGGGCGCCCCGTTCCGCCAGGGCTTCCGCTGTGGCCCAGGCGATGGACAGGCCGTCGTGGGTGGCCGTACCCCGACCGATTTCATCCAGAATCACCAAGCTTTGTGCCGTGGCGAGATGGAGGATACGCGCCGTTTCGCTCATTTCCACCATGAAGGTGGAACGACCTCCGGCGAGATCGTCGGCGGCGCCGATACGGGTGAAAATCTGGTCGATGGGGCCGATGATCGCTTCGCGGGCAGGCACCCAACTGCCGATGTGGGCGAGCAGGACGATGAGCGCCGTTTGCCGCATGTAGGTGGATTTGCCGCCCATATTGGGACCGGTAATGAGCAACATACGCCGTTCTTCGTCAAAATCGAGATCGTTCGGGACAAAATTGCTGCCAATCTGAGCTTCGACGACCGGATGACGGCCGTCATGGATGTGTAACACCGGTTCCGCGACGAAATGCGGGGCGCTCCAGTGCAGGGTGACGGCGCGCTCGGCCAGTGTGCTGAGCGCGTCCAGTTCGGCGACTGCGGCCATGGCGTCCTGTAAGGCCGGCACCTCGGGTGATAGGGTTTCCAGCAGTTGCGTGAAGAGCAGACGTTCCCGGCTCAGGGCCAGACTTTCCGCCGAGAGGGCCTGGTCTTCAATCGCTTTCAATGCATCATTGATGTAACGTTCGGCGTTCTTGGTGGTCTGGCGGCGGCGATAGTCGTCGGGAATGGGGCCCTGGTAACTGCGGGCGATTTCGATATAAAAACCATGTACCCGGTTGAACTGGATTTTGAGCTGAGCGATGCCGGTGCGCTGGCGCTCCTGCTGCTCCAGGTCACGCAGCACCTCCTGCAGATTCCGGCTGAGTTGCTGCAGGCGATCCAGCTCCGCATCGTGGCCGGCACGGATGTAGCCTCCATCCCGCTGGGTCATGGGTGGAGTGTCCACCAGGGCCTTTTCCAGCAGGATGCGGAGGCTGACGAAAAGCGCTATGCGCTCATGAAAGACGTCCAGGGCGGGATGCCCTGTTTCCTGGAGGACGAGCCGCAGTCCGGGGAGTGCCTGGAGGGTGCTGCGGAGCTGGGCGAGATCGCGGGGGCTGGCGTTGTTCAGGGCTATGCGGGTGAGAATGCGTTCGGCGTCCGCGATACCGTGCAAGGCTTTCTGAATGGCAACCGGTCCGCTGCCTGGGGTGAGTGCGGCGACGACTTCCTGGCGGGCCGCCACCACGGGTCCTTGCCGCAGCGGCCGCAAGAGCCAGCGGCGGAGCAGGCGCGCACCCATGGTGGTCTGGGTTTTTTGCAGCAAGGCGAGCAGCGTAGGGCCATTCCCATGCATGCTTTCCACCACCTCCAGCGCCCGTAAAGCGGTTGCGTCGAGATGGAGCTCCTCCTCGGCGCGCTCCGGATGAATCCGCTGGATTTGGCTCAGACTGCTGCGCAACCGAGTCTCGGCATAGTTCAGGAGTGCGGCGGCAGCGCGCAGGGCGAGGGGCCAGTCATTACACCCGAAACCCACCAGCCGTTCTCCGAAATAGCGTTCAAGTACTGCATCGCAGCGTCGCGTCTGAAAGCCGGTTTTCTCCAGAAATTGCAAGTTTTTCGGGTCGATTCCAGGGGGGACCGACGTATCTTCCGGGGCGATGATTTCGGCGGCAGGGCGGCGCGCGAGCATATCCGCGACAGCCGTGTCGGCCACTTCACGCACCATGAGGCGGCCGCCGGCGGCGTCCAGCCAGGCCATGCCGCAATGTGTGCCTTCCGGACACAGGGCGAGCAGCAGGGGCTCCTGTCCGCCATCCAGCAGGGCACCGTCAATGATGGTGCCGGGGGTGATGATCCGCACTATGGCGCGTTCCACCGGACCCTTGGCAGTAGCGGGGTCGCCGATCTGCTCACCGATGGCCACTCGTTCGCCCAGACGCACCAGTTTGGCGAGATAGCCATCTACGCTCTGGACGGGTACCCCGGCCATGGGGATGGCCCGTCCCGCGCTCTGCCCGCGGCTGGTGAGAGTGATGCCGAGGAGCGGGGCGGCCTTTTCGGCGTCGTCAAAAAATAGTTCGTAGAAATCCCCCATGCGGTAGAACAGCAGGGCATCCGGGCACTGTTCCTTGAGCTCGAAGTACTGGCGCATCATGGGGGTGTGCCGAAGGGCGCCGGGATCATTCACCGGGCCGGCGCCCCGTTCCCGCTCCGCAAGCGGCGGGGCGGGTGTGCTGCGCTGTTCCATCGCGACGGGTTGCTTGTTTTTCGGCTCAGGCCGATGCCATCCGATAGATCTCGTCCTTGAGGGCGAGGCGGCGTTTTTTCATTTGTTCCAGCACGCTCTCGCCGGCGGTAGCATCGTTGCGCTCGATATGTTCGATTTCCGCGGTGAGGGCGTTGAACTCGTCAAGGGCCTTGGCAAAGTGCACATTACTTTGTTGCAGGACATCCATGTGGGCCGCGAGTTGGGGAAATTCCTTTTTCAGATCCTGGTGTTCCGTTTGCATCTTGCGCTCCTTCCGGTTGCCTGGGCCCGAGATCAGGCCTAGGGTGCTAGCCTACGAACTGCAAATTAGCATTGTGCCCGTTGGCTGGGCAAGCGTCTGCGTCCTTGTGGTTGAAGGAAACGGGAGTGGGCGTTACCATGAATAACAGCAAATATGACTTCAAGGGCTCCAAGACGATCAGGAAACGGGAGGTGCAAGCCAGCATCCAGGGGATCAACTGCGGGTGTCGGGCAAGCGCAGGGACAAGTTGCAGACGATCATTGCCGCTTGCGCGGGCAGGGTTTTCGGTTCCGCCCCTACGGTTCAGTAATTTTCGGGATTGACCATGAAAGACGCTGTCCTGCGGGCTAGGCACTCCTTGATGCCCACAGATCGTCCTTCGACCGGGCCGACGCTGCGGGCCAGTAAGGGGCGGTTTCGGCTTCTGCAGGTCTTGGGCGGCGATGGCCGTGGCGGGGCGGACCAGGTTGCCCTGGCGTTGGCCGATGGCCTGCACGAGCAGGGTTTTGCGGTGGCGTTCTTCGTGCCTGAGGGCTTCGTGCGCCATCAGCGGGAGCGCCTGCGCGGGCGGGCGGTCACCGTTGCCCAGTCATTTTCCCCCTTCAGCGTAGCGACCCTGGGGGCCCTGCGCCGGGCGGCGCAAGGGACTGATCTGGTGCTTACCCATGATTCCCCGGCCCGGCATCTGACCCTGACGGCCAAGGCCCTGGGTGACCTGCAAGCCCCTTTGTGGTTCATGCGTCATTGCATCGTGCGCCCGCCGGCCCTGCCCTGGGCGCCTTGGCAGCGGCTCTGGGTGGCGCATCAACTGGCCGCCAGCGAAGTGATCGCCGAGAGTCTCGTCGCCAGTGGCTATCCTGCCCAGCGGGTCACCCGTCTTTATGCGGGCCGCGATCTCTCGTCTTTTTTCACGGCAGACTCTCCGACCATCGGCGTGCTGCGGGGCCGTCTCGGCCTTGATCTCCATCCGGCGCCTTTTTGCATCGGCATGGTGGCCCGTTTCGATCGCTGGTCGGGCTGGCATCCCGAGGTGGCGCATCCCAAAGGCTTTGATGTGCTTTTCGCAGCCCTGTCGCGGCTGGATTTTCCCTATCGCGTCCTGCTGCTGGGTCCGCCTCATCCAGAAGACCACGAAGCCCTGCGCGCCATGGCCCAGATCCACGGCGCGCGTCCCGACTGGCTGATTTTTCTCGGCTTTCAGAATGACATCTCGGCCTATTATGGGCTGATGGATGTGAATGTCCTACCCTCGCGGCGCGAGGGGCTGGGTCTGGCGCTGGTGGAAGGACTGGCCGCCGGGGTGCCGGTGTTGGGTAGTGGCAGCGGCGGTATTCGCGAAGTGATCCGGGATGGGCACAATGGTTTTTTCTTTCCGGAGGGTGACGCTGTCGCCCTGGCAGGTCTGTTGATCCGGCTGGCGCAGGATCCGGAGTTGCGGCGGCGCCTGGGTGAGGAGGGCAGACGACAACTGCAGGAGGCCGCCTTTGATGAAGGCCACCTCGTGGATGGTTTTATGGACTGTTTGGCACGGGAGCATCCGGTCTCTGTGCAAGGCGAGAGGATGCCGTAACGCGGTGGGGGAAAGGGCAGTGGGGTGTAGGCGCGGTATCATCACAGGAGCGCAACGGGTGGAAGCAGTGGAACAGCAATTGCAGGCATTGGTGGGGCGGCCGCCCTGTTCAACCGCGAGGTAGTGTTTCCCTGGCGACGATGGTGGGATGCCAAGGCGGATGCGGCCCCAAGGATGACCGCAGGGCGGATGGTGTGTGCCATGCTTGCGGAAGCATCGTCCTTCCCGCCGCGCGCAGGAAGGACGCCGGGATCAATTGCGGTTGCCGCCGAAAATTTCGAGCAGCGCCATGAAGAGGTTGATGATATCCAGATAGAGACCGACGACCAGCAGGACTGGCTCCTGAATGCCGCCGCGAATCATCCGCTGGGTGTCAAAAAGGATCAGGCCGCTGAAGACCAGCACCAGGACGCCCGCAATGGCGAGTTGCAACGCGGGGATGTGCAGTAAGAAGATGTTCAGCAGAGAGACCACGATGGCCAGCACCAGACCGGTGATCAGGAAACCGCCGATGTTGCTGAAATCCCGTCGTGTGGTGACTGCATAGGCGGAAAGTCCGACAAACATGGCTGCGGTAGTACCCAGGGCTTCGGCGATGATGGAGGCGCCGCCCGGCATCCGCAGATACATCTCGATGGCGGGACCCATCATCATGCCCATGCCACCCGCAAACAGAAAGACCAGGGGGACGGCGAAGGGGCTGCGATGCGCGCCGGTGTACTGCACCGCAAAGAGCAGGGCAAAGGAACCGATCATCAGGATGAAGGGATGTTCATAGGCAAACGGCGAATGCATGCCGTAAATGGACGCTATGGTTGAAACGACAAGCGTGGCCGCAAGCAGTGCATAGGTCTTACCCATCAGCGTGCCGATGGCTGTGCCGCTGCCCGACCCGGGCGGATTCATGCTGTCCGGAAATTGGTAAGGGTTCTGGTCCTGATTCATGTCTGACTCCTGTGAATGATCACGCCGCTAGCATAACGTAAATTACGTTTTCTCGCCTCTTTCCGAGGAATGGGGACGCCGGAGGAAAAAAGCAATACCTGGGCAAAGCGGCCGGGCAAACAATGAGATGCTGCGTTTTCAGCAAAGTTCCCCAGGCACGGGCGCTTGCCCTAGGCGAGACAGGCATTTACCCTGCATCTTTTCGCCGGGTCCCGGACGAGGTTTTGCATGCGCGCATTGATTTTTGATACAGAAACGACGGGTCGGGTGGAGCCTGAGCTGATCGAGGCCGCCTGGCTGGCGGTAAGCGATCTGCGGACGCTGGAGGTCGAGGAGCAGTTCGTGCAGCGTTATCGGCCGGCCAAGCCCATCGAGATGGGAGCCTTGGCGGTGCACCATATTCTTGAGGAGGACCTCCTCGAGAGCCCGCCCGCCAGCAGTTTTCGCCTGCCCGAGGACACCGGGTACCTGGTCGGTCACAGTATAGATTACGACTGGGGTGTGATCGGCAAGCCCGACGTTAAACGCATCTGCACCTATGCCATGACCCGCAAACTCTGGCCCGAGGTGGACAGCCATTCCCAGTCGGCATTGATGTACCACTTCAGCAAGGATAAGAGAAAGACCCGGGACAACCTCAAAAATGCCCACTCGGCACTGGCCGACGTGAAGTTCTGCCGGATTCTGCTGAACAAGGTCATCCTCTCGGTACGGCCCAATTCCTGGGAAGATTTATGGGAGTTCAGCGAGCGCGCCAGGATTCCCGAAACCATGCCCTTCGGCAAGCACAAGGGTGTGAAGATAGCCGACCTGCCCGATGATTACCGGCGCTGGGCTCTGAACAACCTTACCGATATGGATATCTACCTGCGCAAGGCGCTGGAAGCCTGAGCTTCGGCAACCTTGTTCAACAGCAGGGTGCCGGTTTCCCAGCCGCTGTGACCGGCGGCGATGAGCCCGTCTTCGTGGCCGGCCATCCGGATGAGCAGCGGTAAGTGTGTCTTTCCGGCAAGATCGGATACGGCCAGGGCCATGGCGGGGGTGCCGTATTCCGCATCCGGGGGAGTGGCCGCCAATCCCAGAGCTGCCGCCTGTCGCCAGAGCTGCGGATGGTGGATATGAAAAACCCAGCAAATATCAGGATGGGCGTCATAACAGGCGGCATGGCTGAGGGCCTCCGAGGAGGGCGGCTGTGGTCCTTCGGCACAGATTCGGTTATGGACGATGTCCCAGTGGGTGACCTGACAGAAATGTTCCGGCGCCAGCGCCCTGAGGTGAGCAGTCTGGGTGGCGGTGATCAGAAAGCCGCTGCGGCAACGACAGCTCACGTTGCCAAAACCGATACCGCCGTAACGGGCGGGGTCTGCGCCGATCAGTCCATGGGCGTGCAGGACATCGCGCCAATGGCTGAGGGTGGCCCGGAGTGCGCAGGCGATGACCGGCCCCGCCTGCCAGTCCAGTTGAAATTTGATCACGCCTTCCTGAGTCATATCCCGCCTCAATGCCTGACGAAAATGCGGTGTAACAGCCGGTACCAGCCCGGCACCCTCCTTGGCCGGTGTGCTTTTGCCTCCGGGGGACGGCGCGGGGGCAGGGGGACATTCAGTGGATAGATATCCACCAGTGTTGCGCCCCAACTGCTGCGATCGTTGGCGAGATGAAAACCCCGGACCACCGGCTCGCGCCGGAGAATGGCATGTACCGTTTCGCGCAGCACGCCTTTGCCTTTACCGTGGATGATACGGATTTTCGTGATATGCCTGGTCCGACAGGCATGAAGATATTCGCGGATCAGGTCGGGCACTTCCTGGGGGCGAAAGGAATGCAGGTCGAGGACTCCGTCGATGGGTGCCTGTACGGGATGCGTATTCGGCTCGGGGGTTGTCACCGGTTCGCACCTTCAGCGCGCGGTATCTGGGCCGGGATGCCAGCCATCAGAGTAAAACCCGCTCGATACCCCCCTGGTGCGCGGCATCGATAAAACCTTGCTGCCACTGGGGGCCAAGTATCTTGCGCGCAAGTTCCACGACGATGTAGTCGGTGTCGAGACCCGTATCTTCACGGTAGCGTTCCAGACCCTGCTGGCAGGCTGGGCAACTGGTGAGCAGTCTGACGTTGCCGTCCTTGGCCCGTGCGCCTCCGGTGAGTTGCAGGATGCCCTCCTTGAGGATCTCTTCCTTGCGGAAACGGAGCTGGGTGGCGATGTCCGGGCGACTGCTGGCCAGAGTGCCCGCCTCACCACAGCAACGCGCGGAGTCCAGCACCTGCTGCCCGAGTAATTGCGACGCCACGGCCTGGGGTTTGTGGGTTTTCATGGGACTGTGGCAGGGATCGTGGTAGAGATACTGGACGCCCTCCACACCATCGAGGGCGACGCCCTTTTCCATCAGGTACTCGTGAATGTCCAGCAGGCGGCAGCCGGGGAAAATCTGCTGAAACTGATACTGCAGAAGTTGATCCATGCAGGTGCCACAGGACAGAATCACGGTCTTGATATCCAGGTAGTTCAGCGTGTTCGCTACACGATGAAAGAGCACCTGATTGCGCACGGAGACTTCCTGGCCTTTGTCTTCCTGGCCACCGGCCGTCTGCGGATAGCCACAGCAGAGATAGCCGGGTGGCAATACGGTCTGCGCACCGACGTGGTGCAACATGGCCAGCGTAGCCAGGCCGATATCGCTGAAGAGCCTCTCGCTGCCACAACCAGGAAAGTAGAATACCGCATCGCTGTCCTCCGTCACTTTGGTGCTGTCCCGGATGATGGGGACGGTTTTATCGTCGACGATGGCGAGGAGCTGGCGCATGGTCCGCGCGCCCATGTCCGCAGGCAGTGGTTTGCGCAGGAAGTGGATGACTTCGGCGCGCAACGGGGCCTTGCCGGTGGTGGCCGGCGGTGGTCCCTTGGGTAGCAGTGGCTTGAAGATTCTGTGGGCGAGTGCCTGCGCTTTATAGGCGGTTTGCAGCACACCTTGCCGTATCAAATGAACCCTGCGTGGTTCCGTGGAGTTGAGGTAGAGCATGGCCAGACGTGTGCCCATATTGAACGATTTTTCTCCGCGAGCACGGAGAATGTTGCGCATCTGAATGGAGACCTTGCCAAAATCGATATCCACTGGGCAGGGGGTCTCACATTTGTGGCAGGTGGTACAGTGGTCTGCCACGTCGTTGAGGGCTGCAAAATGCTGCTGGGATACTCCCCGCCGGGTCTGTTCCTCGTAAAGGAAGGCCTCGATGAGCAGACCGGTCGCGAGGATTTTGTTGCGTGGCGAATAAAGCAGGTTGGCGCGGGGGATATGGGTCATGCAGACCGGCTTGCACTTGCCG
This sequence is a window from Acidithiobacillus ferridurans. Protein-coding genes within it:
- the tnpB gene encoding IS66 family insertion sequence element accessory protein TnpB (TnpB, as the term is used for proteins encoded by IS66 family insertion elements, is considered an accessory protein, since TnpC, encoded by a neighboring gene, is a DDE family transposase.), with protein sequence MWLNSSSRIWLAAAPVDMRLGFDGLAAKVQGVLAADPFCGHAFVFRNRRGDRLKLLLWDGLGFWLVYRRLDQGRLHWPRADAGAIELSAAQWAMLVEGRPWTPLPSLEKCTPTLL
- the tnpA gene encoding IS66 family insertion sequence element accessory protein TnpA, whose product is MKKEEKVAYWRQQVEGFQASGQSVKNYCAQAGIAVATLHYWRKRFADSVQTPLLSAVPEGFLPVTLAAPVRTPVSPVEIHLLSGRSLKLAAPVDTSWLQTLVQILERPCG
- a CDS encoding EcsC family protein: MTLKDITGKALDAAKNASTIYSDNENKIDGAISLIKNFATAASGQHLRATNKDLKYRLPAKIKTKIKKEEIDEIINAKSILDGSPFIVKITNVIGKPIESGINILPKNVQEKIAKATNASLNKALEVALRTLDSEQKKSRKGLHMMAAAATGAIGGAFGVMAIAVELPISTTIMLRSIADIARENGENIKQDDVMLECLSVFSFGAGKSSENLGDSSYYAIRASLASLITEAASYLSSKNVTEIASSNIPALINLVTKITVRFNVQVSEMAMAQLIPIIGAAGGATINTLFIDHYQDMATGHFTIKRLERKYGEEEVKMVFNNLEFID
- the mutS gene encoding DNA mismatch repair protein MutS, with the protein product MEQRSTPAPPLAERERGAGPVNDPGALRHTPMMRQYFELKEQCPDALLFYRMGDFYELFFDDAEKAAPLLGITLTSRGQSAGRAIPMAGVPVQSVDGYLAKLVRLGERVAIGEQIGDPATAKGPVERAIVRIITPGTIIDGALLDGGQEPLLLALCPEGTHCGMAWLDAAGGRLMVREVADTAVADMLARRPAAEIIAPEDTSVPPGIDPKNLQFLEKTGFQTRRCDAVLERYFGERLVGFGCNDWPLALRAAAALLNYAETRLRSSLSQIQRIHPERAEEELHLDATALRALEVVESMHGNGPTLLALLQKTQTTMGARLLRRWLLRPLRQGPVVAARQEVVAALTPGSGPVAIQKALHGIADAERILTRIALNNASPRDLAQLRSTLQALPGLRLVLQETGHPALDVFHERIALFVSLRILLEKALVDTPPMTQRDGGYIRAGHDAELDRLQQLSRNLQEVLRDLEQQERQRTGIAQLKIQFNRVHGFYIEIARSYQGPIPDDYRRRQTTKNAERYINDALKAIEDQALSAESLALSRERLLFTQLLETLSPEVPALQDAMAAVAELDALSTLAERAVTLHWSAPHFVAEPVLHIHDGRHPVVEAQIGSNFVPNDLDFDEERRMLLITGPNMGGKSTYMRQTALIVLLAHIGSWVPAREAIIGPIDQIFTRIGAADDLAGGRSTFMVEMSETARILHLATAQSLVILDEIGRGTATHDGLSIAWATAEALAERGARTLFATHYFELTELDMPGLRNAHLDALTQGDQVVFLHRVESGPAAQSYGLAVARLAGVPDPVVQRARQRLRQLEESSRPSLSQPAPAQLSLFQAAPHPAVHRLSQVEPDQLSPRQALDLIYALKELARQDGL
- a CDS encoding YdcH family protein; translated protein: MQTEHQDLKKEFPQLAAHMDVLQQSNVHFAKALDEFNALTAEIEHIERNDATAGESVLEQMKKRRLALKDEIYRMASA
- a CDS encoding glycosyltransferase, whose product is MKDAVLRARHSLMPTDRPSTGPTLRASKGRFRLLQVLGGDGRGGADQVALALADGLHEQGFAVAFFVPEGFVRHQRERLRGRAVTVAQSFSPFSVATLGALRRAAQGTDLVLTHDSPARHLTLTAKALGDLQAPLWFMRHCIVRPPALPWAPWQRLWVAHQLAASEVIAESLVASGYPAQRVTRLYAGRDLSSFFTADSPTIGVLRGRLGLDLHPAPFCIGMVARFDRWSGWHPEVAHPKGFDVLFAALSRLDFPYRVLLLGPPHPEDHEALRAMAQIHGARPDWLIFLGFQNDISAYYGLMDVNVLPSRREGLGLALVEGLAAGVPVLGSGSGGIREVIRDGHNGFFFPEGDAVALAGLLIRLAQDPELRRRLGEEGRRQLQEAAFDEGHLVDGFMDCLAREHPVSVQGERMP
- a CDS encoding Bax inhibitor-1/YccA family protein, whose product is MNQDQNPYQFPDSMNPPGSGSGTAIGTLMGKTYALLAATLVVSTIASIYGMHSPFAYEHPFILMIGSFALLFAVQYTGAHRSPFAVPLVFLFAGGMGMMMGPAIEMYLRMPGGASIIAEALGTTAAMFVGLSAYAVTTRRDFSNIGGFLITGLVLAIVVSLLNIFLLHIPALQLAIAGVLVLVFSGLILFDTQRMIRGGIQEPVLLVVGLYLDIINLFMALLEIFGGNRN
- a CDS encoding putative quorum-sensing-regulated virulence factor gives rise to the protein MRALIFDTETTGRVEPELIEAAWLAVSDLRTLEVEEQFVQRYRPAKPIEMGALAVHHILEEDLLESPPASSFRLPEDTGYLVGHSIDYDWGVIGKPDVKRICTYAMTRKLWPEVDSHSQSALMYHFSKDKRKTRDNLKNAHSALADVKFCRILLNKVILSVRPNSWEDLWEFSERARIPETMPFGKHKGVKIADLPDDYRRWALNNLTDMDIYLRKALEA
- a CDS encoding class II aldolase/adducin family protein, producing MTQEGVIKFQLDWQAGPVIACALRATLSHWRDVLHAHGLIGADPARYGGIGFGNVSCRCRSGFLITATQTAHLRALAPEHFCQVTHWDIVHNRICAEGPQPPSSEALSHAACYDAHPDICWVFHIHHPQLWRQAAALGLAATPPDAEYGTPAMALAVSDLAGKTHLPLLIRMAGHEDGLIAAGHSGWETGTLLLNKVAEAQASSALRR